In Capsicum annuum cultivar UCD-10X-F1 chromosome 7, UCD10Xv1.1, whole genome shotgun sequence, one genomic interval encodes:
- the LOC124885727 gene encoding ribonuclease H-like has translation MAVELTNQKDKPIWSLEAKGNFTIRSAWQYVKQMGISIQGRSLREIIYSWWNAQRGWCKYNTNGASKGNPGSSSWAFFLSDVNGDLMYTEGAIMEDTDNMVAEAEAIMQAATHCSQSGQDKIIIQTDSLAMQKFLSHEWETPWKIADTVNRIKLLLQNKQVQIRHIFREGNQLADYLANLTFEQEKFIFTTFNQLPSSGRKRLNSNKQQCLYLRLNLARG, from the exons ATGGCAGTGGAGCTAACAAATCAAAAAGATAAGCCAATTTGGAGCCTGGAAGCAAAAGGAAACTTCACAATAAGGTCTGCATGGCAGTATGTTAAACAGATGG GAATAAGCATACAAGGAAGGAGTCTAAGAGAGATAATTTATTCTTGGTGGAATGCTCAA AGGGGTTGGTGTAAATACAATACGAATGGAGCATCAAAAGGGAATCCAGGAAGTAGCTCATGGGCATTTTTCTTAAGCGATGTAAATGGAGATCTAATGTATACAGAAGGAGCAATTATGGAAGACACAGACAACATGGTAGCAGAAGCCGAAGCCATAATGCAAGCAGCCACTCATTGTAGTCAGTCAGGACAAGACAAGATTATTATTCAAACAGACTCACTAGCAATGCAGAAATTCTTAAGCCATGAATGGGAAACACCATGGAAGATAGCAGACACAGTAAACAGAATAAAACTTTTATTACAAAATAAGCAAGTACAAATAAGACATATATTCAGGGAAGGCAACCAACTTGCAGATTACTTAGCTAATCTAACATTTGAGCAggagaagttcatatttacaacATTCAACCAGTTACCAAGTTCAGGTAGAAAGAGACTTAACAGTAACAAACAACAATGCCTATATCTGAGGCTAAATTTAGCAAGAGGATAA